Proteins encoded in a region of the Pieris brassicae chromosome 3, ilPieBrab1.1, whole genome shotgun sequence genome:
- the LOC123707673 gene encoding trypsin beta-like: MKAFTVILFGVLAAVQGRVASLNDEQTSFDVPWLVHLRITRLTLRGRLDSCVGTIYNNRWIITAASCLSELNIDNTLIDSRYIWIRYDAPNVFRPGFVTETKKLKIHPEYDHKTGANDIGLIDINREIEFTDKIQPIPLAASDAEVPGTGLVCGYGEKDGEAGEDLYCVVDTVTEVDGLLVAQSSVNATRYDLGGALVSDGKVHAILVRIADETSAGAFLPTSKYVAWIEEETAEKEPEPEEEKISVVDGDDVLIAEPILTF, encoded by the exons ATGAAGGCCTttacagttattttatttggcgTCTTAGCCGCAGTACAG ggCCGTGTCGCAT CACTCAACGATGAACAAACCAGTTTTGACGTACCGTGGTTGGTCCACCTTCGTATCACACGTCTGACGCTGAGAGGGCGTCTAGACTCCTGTGTAGGAACTATCTACAACAACAGATGGATCATTACTGCTGCTTCCTGCTTGTCTGA attGAACATTGACAACACTCTAATAGA TTCACGTTATATATGGATCCGCTACGACGCCCCAAATGTCTTCAGACCTGGTTTCGTGACAGAAACGAAAAAGCTTAAAATCCACCCTGAGTACGATCACAAAACTGGAGCCAATGATATTGGTCTCATTGACATTAACAGGGAAATTGAATTCACAG ACAAGATCCAGCCTATTCCTTTGGCAGCCTCTGATGCTGAAGTACCTGGAACTGGCCTGGTTTGTGGCTATGGCGAAAAAGATGGAG AGGCCGGTGAAGATCTTTACTGCGTGGTTGACACGGTTACTGAAGTTGACGGTCTACTAGTGGCACAGAGCTCTGTCAATGCTACCAGG TACGACTTGGGAGGGGCTTTAGTGTCTGACGGCAAAGTACACGCTATTCTTGTACGCATCGCTGATGAAACCTCAGCAGGAG CCTTCCTTCCTACGTCTAAGTACGTAGCCTGGATTGAAGAGGAGACAGCTGAGAAGGAACCTGAACCTGAGGAAGAAAAGATTTCCGTTGTGGATGGAGACGACGTGCTTATTGCAGAACCCATTCTAacgttttaa